A window of Micrococcus endophyticus contains these coding sequences:
- a CDS encoding sodium/glutamate symporter, whose amino-acid sequence MQEQFTAWSVLVDAGLIGALLAVGTLARAVIKPLQTLMIPASVIAGILGLVLGPNVLGWLPFSTQLGTYGSILIVIVFVCIALTDDFDVRKIGRPVGSFASYGVLIYASQVAIGALVALLVLQPLFSTPDSFAALLFAGWAGGFGSAAAVGQAYAANGDMTVTSLAYTSATVGMIVGVVGGIIQAKIGAKRGHAKEFAGLTSIPDELRTGVLDQVQERPVIGRHTFSAASVESLAFQVGVVAMIAAAAHGVVTWITAVWPNIVGEDGPKLIIPAFAVAFILGLIGRVVFQATKTAKFLDPGSLNSVSGTATDILIVCGIASIAPTVVVDYWQPLLVLFVIGLALALFLGLVVAPRVMTDAWFEKQLFTWGWATGAVATGVAMLRIVDPKLKSGTMEQFGVAYIPVVPVEIAAVSFVPLLLIAGLSWAVVGIWGAIAIAAILAAIWLRRTDPGVRSPAQQAVRAASR is encoded by the coding sequence ATGCAAGAGCAGTTCACGGCCTGGTCCGTGCTGGTCGACGCCGGCCTGATCGGCGCCCTGCTGGCCGTCGGCACGCTGGCACGCGCCGTCATCAAGCCGCTCCAGACGCTCATGATCCCGGCCTCCGTGATCGCCGGCATCCTGGGCCTCGTCCTGGGCCCCAACGTCCTGGGCTGGCTGCCGTTCAGCACCCAGCTGGGCACCTACGGCTCGATCCTGATCGTGATCGTGTTCGTCTGCATCGCGCTGACCGACGACTTCGACGTCCGCAAGATCGGCCGCCCCGTGGGCTCCTTCGCCTCCTACGGCGTGCTCATCTACGCCTCGCAGGTGGCGATCGGCGCGCTCGTGGCGCTGCTCGTGCTGCAGCCGCTGTTCTCCACGCCGGACTCGTTCGCCGCGCTGCTGTTCGCCGGCTGGGCGGGCGGCTTCGGCTCCGCCGCGGCCGTGGGCCAGGCCTACGCCGCCAACGGGGACATGACCGTCACCTCCCTGGCGTACACCTCCGCCACGGTCGGCATGATCGTCGGCGTGGTCGGCGGCATCATCCAGGCCAAGATCGGCGCCAAGCGCGGCCACGCGAAGGAGTTCGCCGGGCTGACCTCCATCCCGGACGAGCTGCGCACCGGCGTGCTGGACCAGGTCCAGGAGCGCCCCGTGATCGGCCGCCACACCTTCTCCGCCGCCTCGGTGGAGTCCCTCGCCTTCCAGGTCGGCGTCGTGGCGATGATCGCCGCCGCCGCGCACGGCGTGGTCACGTGGATCACCGCCGTGTGGCCGAACATCGTGGGCGAGGACGGCCCGAAGCTGATCATCCCCGCCTTCGCCGTCGCGTTCATCCTCGGCCTGATCGGCCGCGTGGTCTTCCAGGCCACGAAGACCGCGAAGTTTCTCGACCCCGGGTCTCTGAACTCCGTGTCCGGCACCGCCACGGACATCCTCATCGTGTGCGGCATCGCCTCGATCGCCCCCACCGTGGTGGTCGACTACTGGCAGCCGCTGCTGGTGCTGTTCGTCATCGGCCTCGCCCTCGCCCTGTTCCTCGGCCTCGTGGTGGCTCCGCGCGTGATGACCGACGCGTGGTTCGAGAAGCAGCTGTTCACGTGGGGCTGGGCCACCGGCGCCGTCGCCACGGGCGTGGCCATGCTCCGCATCGTGGACCCCAAGCTGAAGTCCGGGACCATGGAGCAGTTCGGCGTCGCCTACATCCCCGTGGTCCCGGTGGAGATCGCCGCCGTGTCCTTCGTGCCCCTGCTGCTCATCGCCGGCCTGTCCTGGGCGGTCGTCGGGATCTGGGGCGCGATCGCGATCGCCGCGATCCTCGCCGCGATCTGGCTGCGCCGCACCGACCCGGGCGTGCGCTCCCCCGCCCAGCAGGCGGTCCGGGCCGCCAGCCGCTGA
- a CDS encoding PspA/IM30 family protein, whose product MVKQSIFGRISTLAKANINAMLDKAEDPQKMLDQMVRDYTNNIAEAEAAVAQTIGNLRMIEDDYREDQDAARSWGQKAIAASQKADDFRTKGDAASADKFDNLAKVAIERQMDSERQAKSAEPTITSQREIVERLKTGLDQMKVKRQQLVSKRDELTARAKSAHAQSAVADAVKSIDLLDPTSEVSRFEEKVRREEARVRGQQELAASSLDAQFESLEDLGEKTEVEARLAALKSGGAGQSALTAGGSEDSDLALDYGVETTAEQGAEQTRVERG is encoded by the coding sequence ATGGTCAAGCAGTCCATCTTCGGCCGCATCAGCACGCTGGCGAAGGCCAACATCAACGCGATGCTGGACAAGGCGGAGGACCCCCAGAAGATGCTGGACCAGATGGTCCGGGACTACACCAACAACATCGCCGAGGCCGAGGCCGCCGTCGCCCAGACGATCGGCAACCTGCGGATGATCGAGGACGACTACCGCGAGGACCAGGACGCCGCCCGCAGCTGGGGCCAGAAGGCGATCGCCGCCTCCCAGAAGGCGGACGACTTCCGCACCAAGGGCGACGCCGCCTCCGCGGACAAGTTCGACAACCTCGCCAAGGTGGCCATCGAGCGTCAGATGGACTCCGAGCGCCAGGCCAAGTCGGCCGAGCCGACCATCACCTCCCAGCGGGAGATCGTGGAGCGCCTGAAGACCGGCCTGGACCAGATGAAGGTCAAGCGCCAGCAGCTCGTGTCCAAGCGCGACGAGCTGACCGCGCGCGCCAAGTCCGCGCACGCGCAGTCCGCCGTCGCCGACGCCGTGAAGTCGATCGACCTGCTCGACCCGACCTCCGAGGTGTCCCGCTTCGAGGAGAAGGTGCGCCGCGAGGAGGCCCGCGTCCGCGGCCAGCAGGAGCTCGCCGCCTCCTCCCTGGACGCCCAGTTCGAGTCCCTCGAGGACCTCGGCGAGAAGACCGAGGTGGAGGCCCGCCTGGCCGCCCTGAAGTCCGGCGGCGCCGGCCAGTCCGCCCTGACCGCCGGCGGTTCCGAGGACTCGGACCTGGCGCTGGACTACGGCGTCGAGACCACCGCGGAGCAGGGCGCCGAGCAGACCCGCGTCGAGCGCGGCTGA
- a CDS encoding TPM domain-containing protein, translating into MTPTARPAAAGRLARAVTAAGLGGAGLLLAAPAAGAVTVPPGVYVVDEAQVLTPAEEQRLTNEITALGRETGQGLYVVYVDEFETNAQDLAQDVADQRGLGTTDSILAIAVEQRSFGFDAGARDTALQDDVTATYIRPALQDASRTGWLGPALAAVQGVDDAADGELDGVGASGAEYDPAGTLPGRAARDEGRGAGSAGQESSGGGALTAVLGAGAVAAAVGGGVLVARNRRKKDGGAVERSGRDARPVERDPLDEMSLEDLRTRAGSKLVAADDAIRSSEQELGFAMASYGEDAVRTFREDIDQAKEHMRASFQLQHQLDDHIPDTEEDQRSWLKEIIQRSDAVGAALASHQKDFDSLRDLENKVPEALERIDARLPETRARVQQAESSISALHGQYAESALAEVADNAAQARERLEFVETAEAKARQAWESQDRSTAALAVRAAEESLSQVDTLTEAVGKAEGSLRTIVGNLQTGLAQSEQDLAEAETLVANGSHPELAGPVAGMKSTLAAVRRSLSGGRPDPLDLLHQLEAAHRQLNTPLSGVRDAREQARQASQMLNSAIAQAQAQIDGTADFIGARRGAVGSEARTRLAEADHTLRAAIDLSRTDPVTALQQAQRASQLAERASELARQDVEGFGYGGGMYGPGMGGMYGGRQRSGAGASFGGGLGGALLGGILMNSMFNSGGGSWGGGGFGGFDGGGLGGGDFGGFGDISGGGF; encoded by the coding sequence ATGACCCCCACCGCCCGCCCCGCCGCCGCCGGCCGCCTGGCCCGCGCCGTGACCGCCGCGGGCCTGGGAGGCGCGGGCCTCCTGCTCGCCGCCCCGGCGGCGGGCGCCGTGACGGTGCCCCCGGGCGTGTACGTGGTGGACGAGGCTCAGGTGCTCACCCCGGCCGAGGAGCAGCGGCTGACGAACGAGATCACCGCGCTCGGCCGCGAGACCGGCCAGGGGCTGTACGTGGTCTACGTGGACGAGTTCGAGACGAACGCGCAGGACCTGGCGCAGGACGTCGCGGACCAGCGCGGGCTCGGCACGACCGACTCGATCCTGGCGATCGCCGTGGAGCAGCGCTCCTTCGGCTTCGACGCCGGGGCGCGGGACACGGCCCTGCAGGACGACGTCACGGCCACCTACATCCGCCCCGCCCTGCAGGACGCCTCCCGGACGGGCTGGCTGGGCCCGGCGCTGGCGGCCGTCCAGGGCGTGGACGACGCCGCGGACGGCGAGCTGGACGGCGTGGGCGCCTCCGGCGCCGAGTACGACCCCGCCGGCACGCTGCCCGGCCGCGCGGCGCGGGATGAGGGCCGCGGGGCCGGCTCGGCCGGCCAGGAGTCCTCCGGCGGCGGCGCCCTGACCGCCGTGCTCGGGGCGGGCGCCGTGGCGGCCGCGGTCGGCGGCGGCGTGCTCGTGGCCCGGAACCGGCGGAAGAAGGACGGCGGCGCCGTCGAGCGCTCGGGCCGGGACGCCCGCCCCGTGGAGCGCGACCCCCTGGACGAGATGAGCCTGGAGGACCTGCGCACCCGTGCCGGCTCGAAGCTCGTGGCGGCGGACGACGCGATCCGCTCCTCCGAGCAGGAGCTGGGCTTCGCGATGGCCTCGTACGGCGAGGACGCCGTGCGGACGTTCCGCGAGGACATCGACCAGGCCAAGGAGCACATGCGGGCCTCGTTCCAGCTGCAGCACCAGCTGGACGACCACATCCCGGACACCGAGGAGGACCAGCGCTCCTGGCTCAAGGAGATCATCCAGCGCAGCGACGCCGTCGGCGCCGCCCTGGCCTCCCACCAGAAGGACTTCGACTCGCTGCGCGACCTCGAGAACAAGGTGCCCGAGGCCCTCGAGCGGATCGACGCGCGGCTGCCCGAGACCCGCGCTCGGGTCCAGCAGGCCGAGTCCTCGATCTCCGCGCTCCACGGCCAGTACGCCGAGTCAGCGCTGGCCGAGGTCGCGGACAACGCGGCCCAGGCGCGCGAGCGCCTCGAGTTCGTGGAGACCGCCGAGGCCAAGGCCCGCCAGGCCTGGGAGAGCCAGGACCGCTCCACCGCGGCCCTGGCCGTCCGCGCCGCGGAGGAGTCCCTCAGCCAGGTGGACACGCTCACCGAGGCGGTCGGCAAGGCGGAGGGCTCGCTGCGCACCATCGTGGGCAACCTCCAGACCGGCCTCGCCCAGTCGGAGCAGGACCTCGCCGAGGCCGAGACCCTCGTGGCCAACGGCTCGCACCCCGAGCTGGCCGGCCCCGTGGCGGGCATGAAGAGCACCCTGGCCGCCGTGCGCCGCTCCCTCTCGGGCGGCCGCCCCGACCCCCTCGACCTGCTGCACCAGCTCGAGGCGGCGCACCGGCAGCTCAACACGCCGCTGTCCGGCGTGCGCGACGCCCGCGAGCAGGCCCGCCAGGCCTCGCAGATGCTCAACTCGGCGATCGCCCAGGCCCAGGCCCAGATCGACGGCACCGCCGACTTCATCGGCGCCCGCCGCGGCGCCGTCGGCTCCGAGGCCCGCACCCGCCTCGCCGAGGCGGACCACACCCTGCGCGCCGCGATCGACCTGTCCCGCACGGACCCGGTCACCGCCCTGCAGCAGGCCCAGCGCGCCTCCCAGCTCGCGGAGCGCGCCTCCGAGCTCGCCCGCCAGGACGTGGAGGGCTTCGGCTACGGCGGCGGCATGTACGGCCCCGGCATGGGCGGCATGTACGGCGGCCGCCAGCGCAGCGGCGCCGGTGCCAGCTTCGGCGGCGGCCTGGGCGGCGCGCTGCTCGGCGGTATCCTGATGAACTCCATGTTCAACAGCGGCGGCGGCAGCTGGGGCGGCGGCGGCTTCGGCGGCTTCGACGGCGGCGGGCTCGGCGGAGGCGACTTCGGCGGGTTCGGCGACATCTCGGGCGGCGGCTTCTGA
- a CDS encoding S1C family serine protease — protein MAHTPTDQTPTDQTLTDQTPAPARPAAEARHPGRRAPRARAGLGLLASAVLVTGLAGCGVAAEPGADASGSAPDSSTSSGPASADPGQDVADTAVGTAAKTALPSVVTISATSGQGSGSGSGSILDEEGHILTNTHVVTLGGQTSDAELTVRTSDGTVYAATVVGTDPLSDLAVIKIDAPDLTPIQMGRSADLKVGDDAIAIGAPLGLPNTVTDGIISTLDRTIAVASSEAPRQQESGQGQGPGQGSSSGPERFRFELPGAQQSPQGEVYINVLQTDAAINPGNSGGPLVDGQGRLVGVNVAIASAGQGQGEAGNIGVGFAIPVDYAQRVAQDLIEHGEATHAVLGVSVTPEPAEVQGGDAQARTVFSDGARVHEVVADSPAAQAGLREGDVITAVGERAVIDSESLTAVVREHRVGDSAEITYLRDGAEQKAQVEFQEDTSQ, from the coding sequence GTGGCCCACACCCCGACGGACCAGACCCCGACGGACCAGACCCTGACGGATCAGACCCCGGCACCCGCCCGGCCCGCCGCGGAGGCGCGGCACCCCGGTCGACGCGCCCCGCGCGCCCGAGCCGGACTCGGCCTGCTCGCCTCCGCCGTGCTCGTGACCGGACTGGCCGGCTGCGGCGTCGCGGCAGAGCCGGGGGCCGACGCCTCCGGCTCCGCGCCGGACTCCTCCACGTCCTCGGGCCCGGCCTCCGCCGACCCCGGCCAGGACGTGGCGGACACCGCCGTCGGCACGGCCGCCAAGACCGCGCTGCCCTCCGTGGTGACCATCTCCGCGACCTCCGGGCAGGGCTCCGGCTCGGGCTCCGGCTCGATCCTGGACGAGGAGGGGCACATCCTCACCAACACGCACGTGGTCACCCTGGGCGGCCAGACCTCGGACGCGGAGCTGACCGTGCGCACCTCAGACGGCACGGTGTACGCCGCCACCGTCGTCGGCACCGACCCGCTCTCGGACCTGGCCGTCATCAAGATCGACGCCCCGGACCTCACCCCCATCCAGATGGGGCGCTCGGCGGACCTGAAGGTCGGCGACGACGCGATCGCCATCGGCGCCCCGCTCGGCCTGCCGAACACCGTCACCGACGGCATCATCTCCACCCTGGACCGCACCATCGCCGTCGCCTCCTCCGAGGCGCCCCGGCAGCAGGAGTCCGGGCAGGGCCAGGGCCCCGGCCAGGGCTCGTCCTCCGGACCGGAGCGCTTCCGGTTCGAGCTGCCCGGCGCCCAGCAGAGCCCCCAGGGCGAGGTCTACATCAACGTGCTGCAGACCGACGCGGCCATCAACCCCGGCAACTCCGGCGGCCCCCTCGTGGACGGGCAGGGCCGGCTCGTGGGCGTGAACGTCGCCATCGCCTCGGCCGGGCAGGGCCAGGGCGAGGCCGGCAACATCGGCGTGGGCTTCGCCATCCCCGTGGACTACGCCCAGCGCGTGGCCCAGGACCTGATCGAGCACGGGGAGGCCACCCACGCGGTCCTCGGCGTCAGCGTCACCCCCGAGCCGGCCGAGGTGCAGGGCGGGGACGCGCAGGCCCGGACCGTGTTCAGCGACGGCGCCCGCGTCCACGAGGTCGTCGCCGACTCGCCGGCCGCGCAGGCCGGGCTGCGGGAGGGCGACGTGATCACCGCGGTGGGCGAGCGCGCCGTCATCGACTCCGAGTCCCTCACGGCCGTGGTCCGCGAGCACCGCGTGGGAGACTCGGCCGAGATCACCTATCTCCGCGACGGCGCGGAGCAGAAGGCCCAGGTCGAGTTCCAGGAGGACACCAGCCAGTGA
- a CDS encoding PIG-L family deacetylase, translating to MTTPITPAALAAEHGWRTVLAVGAHPDDLDFGAAATLAGLSAAGLRVELCVVTDGDAGGFDSEGPEAMTARRHAEQRAAAAVVGAHEVHFLGERDGHLEPDHGVRRKLVALMRRVRPDVVLSTHPERDWELMQAAHPDHLACGEAVVRAAYPAVENPYAYPELAAEGLEAFKIRHLLLYSAPAARRNTVVDVTGLEDVKLRALDAHISQHPDVAAMRRHVHAQMTEHHRHAAGPAAAPGLAEAFHLVTVNGPGTISGF from the coding sequence GTGACGACCCCGATCACCCCCGCCGCGCTCGCGGCCGAGCACGGCTGGCGCACCGTCCTGGCCGTCGGCGCCCACCCCGACGACCTGGACTTCGGCGCCGCCGCCACCCTGGCCGGCCTCAGCGCGGCGGGGCTGCGCGTCGAGCTCTGCGTCGTCACCGACGGCGACGCCGGCGGCTTCGACTCCGAGGGCCCCGAGGCGATGACCGCCCGCCGCCACGCGGAGCAGCGGGCCGCGGCCGCCGTCGTCGGCGCCCACGAGGTCCACTTCCTCGGCGAGCGCGACGGCCACCTCGAGCCGGACCACGGCGTGCGCCGCAAGCTCGTGGCCCTCATGCGCCGAGTGCGCCCGGACGTGGTGCTCAGCACCCACCCCGAGCGCGACTGGGAGCTCATGCAGGCCGCCCACCCGGACCACCTGGCGTGCGGGGAGGCCGTGGTGCGCGCCGCGTACCCGGCCGTGGAGAACCCCTACGCCTACCCCGAGCTCGCCGCCGAGGGCCTCGAGGCCTTCAAGATCCGCCACCTGCTGCTCTACAGCGCACCCGCGGCGCGGCGGAACACGGTCGTGGACGTCACCGGCCTGGAGGACGTGAAGCTGCGGGCCCTGGACGCCCACATCTCCCAGCACCCGGACGTGGCCGCCATGCGCCGGCACGTGCACGCGCAGATGACGGAGCACCACCGGCACGCCGCCGGCCCCGCCGCCGCGCCGGGCCTCGCCGAGGCCTTCCACCTGGTCACCGTCAACGGGCCGGGCACCATCTCCGGGTTCTGA
- a CDS encoding anti-sigma factor domain-containing protein, with the protein MQTPDASEPRADRSAAAGAPALDTLLRRSAEGDRAAFSAFYDATVPWVHGLASAMFRSADDAAEATTRTYLTAWEEASEAGLDLSEHDAASHRERQVFTWLEVLAHRVMTTLLRTDGLPEAGHGLLPDRAGPGSAGPAERPEDLDSRVDPAAFEAVRLAWLGGLTDRQVAERMGRPVAESRTLLRDGVRQVVEAHRALTRDAADRSPATSARPALATSVREDVEAGHALELADLSAVHALETAGHTAAVSAVQRRGGDLPRWRSRVDGARQAVAWAFRSVTAEPPSAMLDDVLRRLPAQDVGMDLIGEEAAPARPPKDRLRWLKITAMVLLAALVLGVGAWTVWSQFTRPGIVHRVDQSEDLFTTSENPARDGGTAQAFLSRDQNSGYVTVSGMPQLPDGQAYQVWLYPDDGTAPASLGTFDANGFGEPVTFRGLDRFAAVGITVEPSSGSEVPTTDTLVGVDLDPTAHTGPRYGGRPSTN; encoded by the coding sequence ATGCAGACTCCTGACGCGTCCGAGCCCCGGGCCGACCGCTCCGCAGCGGCCGGCGCGCCCGCCCTGGACACCCTGCTCCGCCGCAGCGCCGAGGGCGACCGCGCGGCCTTCTCCGCGTTCTACGACGCCACGGTGCCGTGGGTGCACGGCCTGGCCTCGGCGATGTTCCGCTCCGCGGACGACGCCGCGGAGGCCACGACCCGCACCTACCTGACCGCGTGGGAGGAGGCGTCCGAGGCCGGGCTGGACCTGAGCGAGCACGACGCCGCCTCCCACCGCGAGCGCCAGGTGTTCACGTGGCTCGAGGTCCTGGCGCACCGCGTGATGACCACGCTCCTGCGCACGGACGGCCTCCCCGAGGCCGGGCACGGGCTGCTCCCGGACCGCGCCGGGCCCGGCTCGGCCGGACCCGCCGAGCGGCCCGAGGACCTGGACTCCCGGGTGGACCCGGCTGCGTTCGAGGCCGTGCGCCTGGCCTGGCTGGGCGGGCTCACGGACCGGCAGGTCGCCGAGCGGATGGGCCGCCCGGTGGCCGAGTCCCGCACGCTGCTGCGCGACGGCGTCCGGCAGGTCGTCGAGGCGCACCGCGCGCTGACCCGCGACGCGGCGGACCGCTCCCCGGCGACGTCCGCGCGCCCGGCGCTGGCCACCTCCGTCCGCGAGGACGTCGAGGCGGGCCACGCCCTGGAGCTGGCCGACCTCTCGGCCGTCCACGCCCTGGAGACCGCCGGCCACACCGCGGCGGTCTCGGCGGTGCAGCGCCGCGGCGGGGACCTGCCCCGCTGGCGCTCCCGGGTGGACGGCGCGCGCCAGGCGGTGGCCTGGGCCTTCCGCTCCGTGACCGCCGAGCCCCCCTCGGCCATGCTGGACGACGTCCTGCGCCGCCTGCCCGCCCAGGACGTGGGCATGGACCTGATCGGCGAGGAGGCCGCGCCCGCCCGCCCGCCGAAGGACCGGCTGCGCTGGCTCAAGATCACCGCCATGGTCCTGCTGGCCGCGCTGGTGCTCGGCGTCGGCGCGTGGACGGTCTGGAGCCAGTTCACCCGCCCGGGCATCGTGCACCGCGTGGACCAGTCCGAGGACCTATTCACCACCTCGGAGAACCCGGCCCGCGACGGAGGCACCGCGCAGGCCTTCCTCTCCCGCGACCAGAACAGCGGCTACGTGACGGTCAGCGGCATGCCGCAGCTGCCGGACGGCCAGGCCTACCAGGTGTGGCTGTACCCCGACGACGGCACCGCCCCCGCCTCGCTGGGCACCTTCGACGCCAACGGCTTCGGCGAGCCCGTCACCTTCCGCGGCCTGGACCGGTTCGCCGCTGTCGGGATCACCGTGGAGCCGAGCTCGGGCTCCGAGGTGCCGACCACGGACACGCTCGTGGGTGTGGACCTCGACCCGACCGCGCACACGGGCCCCCGCTACGGCGGGCGGCCCAGCACCAACTGA
- a CDS encoding tRNA (cytidine(34)-2'-O)-methyltransferase, with translation MSDSPAPPRPNPHEGAERAPAPGTPRFRILLLTPEIPGNTGNAIRLAAITGAELHLVEPLGFGFEDAHLRRAGLDYHDLAVVTVHPDLDAALAALAPARVLAFTARGRVRHDRVDYRPGDVLLFGRESTGLPEEVVADPRVAETVALPMQPSRRSLNLANAVSVAVYEAWRQHGFAGAASATDSLD, from the coding sequence GTGTCCGACTCCCCCGCCCCGCCCCGCCCGAACCCCCATGAGGGCGCCGAGCGCGCGCCCGCGCCCGGCACCCCCCGCTTCCGCATCCTGCTGCTGACGCCCGAGATCCCCGGCAACACCGGCAACGCGATCCGGCTCGCCGCGATCACCGGGGCCGAGCTGCACCTGGTGGAGCCGCTGGGCTTTGGCTTCGAGGACGCGCACCTGCGGCGCGCCGGCCTGGACTACCACGACCTCGCCGTGGTCACCGTGCACCCGGACCTGGACGCCGCCCTGGCCGCGCTCGCCCCGGCCCGCGTGCTGGCGTTCACGGCGCGCGGGCGGGTGCGGCACGACCGGGTCGACTACCGGCCCGGGGACGTGCTGCTCTTCGGCCGCGAGTCGACGGGGCTGCCCGAGGAGGTCGTCGCCGACCCCCGCGTCGCCGAGACCGTCGCGCTGCCCATGCAGCCCTCGCGGCGCTCGCTGAACCTCGCGAACGCCGTGTCCGTCGCCGTCTACGAGGCGTGGCGTCAACACGGGTTCGCCGGTGCGGCGTCCGCGACCGATTCCCTAGACTGA
- a CDS encoding J domain-containing protein — translation MSAADEHRTAYEVLGVDRDADDAAVRRAYRAAARRTHPDAGGDPAAFRAVSRAWQVLGDADARRRYDLSLPAPGAGRAPASCGAARPGRAAASRPARGAAGRPARTVRYEPPPGEGESDAAVLDLPRSSQRVHGAPRPRGILPDEHRVLRQARTLDLLLRHVADALPAARVLTGLRLAGRWGRPLDVDHAVLCGHRLALVGSVMVPEGAYTWDGSDLRSRGRPVAPPLLGPAMMAWQQVLPQVTVGGFVHVMTDRDALHGPVIRHARGADDPGARADLLTAPPAPGLQFVRDMLLFLGTGEDPDLVDRRVLGTLVERLH, via the coding sequence ATGAGCGCCGCAGACGAGCACCGCACGGCCTACGAGGTCCTCGGCGTGGACCGCGACGCCGACGACGCGGCCGTGCGCCGCGCCTACCGGGCCGCCGCCCGCCGCACCCACCCCGACGCCGGCGGCGATCCCGCGGCGTTCCGCGCCGTCTCCCGGGCCTGGCAGGTCCTCGGCGACGCCGACGCCCGCCGCCGCTACGACCTGTCCCTGCCGGCCCCCGGCGCCGGCCGGGCCCCCGCCTCCTGCGGCGCTGCCCGACCGGGGCGGGCCGCGGCGTCGAGACCGGCCCGGGGCGCCGCCGGCCGCCCGGCGCGCACCGTGCGGTACGAGCCGCCGCCCGGCGAGGGCGAGTCCGACGCCGCCGTCCTGGACCTGCCCCGTTCCAGCCAGCGCGTGCACGGCGCGCCGCGGCCCCGCGGGATCCTCCCGGACGAGCACCGGGTGCTCCGCCAGGCCCGCACCCTGGACCTCCTGCTGCGCCACGTGGCCGACGCGCTGCCGGCCGCGCGCGTGCTCACCGGGCTGCGCCTGGCCGGCCGCTGGGGCCGGCCCCTCGACGTCGACCATGCCGTGCTGTGCGGGCACCGCCTGGCGCTCGTGGGCTCCGTGATGGTCCCGGAGGGCGCCTACACGTGGGACGGGTCCGACCTGCGCTCGCGCGGGCGGCCGGTGGCGCCCCCGTTGCTGGGGCCCGCCATGATGGCCTGGCAGCAGGTGCTCCCCCAGGTCACGGTGGGCGGATTCGTGCACGTGATGACGGACCGCGACGCCCTCCACGGGCCCGTGATCCGCCACGCTCGCGGGGCCGACGACCCCGGCGCCCGGGCCGACCTGCTCACCGCCCCGCCCGCCCCCGGCCTGCAGTTCGTCCGCGACATGCTCCTGTTCCTCGGCACGGGCGAGGACCCGGACCTGGTGGACCGCCGCGTGCTCGGCACCCTCGTCGAGCGGCTGCACTGA
- a CDS encoding dihydrofolate reductase family protein has protein sequence MRRLAAVGPELSDEDLLALRRAPSPQDAPGPWVRAVFVSSLDGATALDGRSGTLGSPADRRQFALARTDADVILVGAGTVRAEGYAGPLVDAAARARRAARGLPEHPAVAVVTGSLDLDPDGEFFRAAPVRPWVIASERAVAARPERAAALAEVADVLTAGVRDVEPRELLALLAGRGVRVVHCEGGPTLFGALAAAGAVDELLLTLSSLLAGGAGPRLVPVVEGIGLPARMLPHHVLTQDGDLYLRLLHERHAALLADAPVLDGRAGTGR, from the coding sequence GTGAGGCGCCTGGCCGCCGTCGGCCCGGAGCTCTCGGACGAGGACCTGCTCGCCCTGCGCCGCGCCCCCTCCCCTCAGGACGCCCCGGGGCCGTGGGTGCGCGCCGTGTTCGTGTCCTCCCTGGACGGGGCCACCGCCCTGGACGGCCGCTCGGGCACGCTCGGCTCGCCGGCGGACCGGCGGCAGTTCGCGCTCGCCCGCACGGACGCGGACGTGATCCTCGTGGGCGCCGGCACCGTGCGCGCCGAGGGCTACGCCGGCCCCCTCGTGGACGCCGCCGCCCGGGCCCGCCGCGCCGCCCGGGGCCTGCCGGAGCACCCGGCCGTGGCCGTCGTGACCGGCTCGCTGGACCTGGACCCGGACGGCGAGTTCTTCCGCGCCGCCCCCGTGCGCCCGTGGGTGATCGCCTCCGAGCGGGCCGTCGCGGCCCGGCCGGAGCGCGCCGCGGCGCTGGCGGAGGTCGCCGACGTGCTGACCGCCGGCGTCCGGGACGTCGAGCCGCGGGAGCTGCTGGCGCTCCTGGCCGGCCGCGGCGTGCGCGTCGTCCACTGCGAGGGCGGGCCGACCCTGTTCGGCGCCCTCGCCGCCGCCGGCGCCGTGGACGAGCTGCTCCTCACCCTGTCCTCCCTGCTGGCCGGCGGGGCGGGGCCGCGCCTGGTCCCCGTCGTGGAGGGGATCGGGCTGCCGGCGCGGATGCTCCCCCACCACGTGCTCACCCAGGACGGGGACCTCTACCTGCGCCTGCTCCACGAGCGCCACGCGGCCCTGCTGGCCGACGCGCCCGTGCTCGACGGACGGGCGGGCACGGGTCGATGA